One part of the Aneurinibacillus sp. REN35 genome encodes these proteins:
- a CDS encoding thiamine pyrophosphate-binding protein yields MPTVASSFVHHIKKLGVTHVFGIPGKSIVPLLMECEEQSIQFILSRHESGAGFQASGYALKNQTIGVAMGTSGPGGTNLITAAGQAKAFYLPVIFITGHPSMKNTGRPLAQDSTPFGTDMVTLFESVTKFSARVERGDLFPIYFKHALERALTGAKGPVHLSIPLDVLLEDVGAFDVLSEQKRFPLTSEGIQAVIPLIEQAQNPVMILGKGVHSAFAYEEIRSFSEHWNIPVVTTPGGKGTFPTNHPLSLNSFGLGGTEQAEAYLRSGIDLMIVIGSQLNDMSTAGFTTDMYPANVIHFDYEPTFIQKALPVPTCFIQGDIKHNIGELLKLAEPKEKTSIYSEEIYRQVSAAIDEHEVELAPPASSSPAPCFISAVEAVRALRKSLPSHTVIFGDEGSHSFYAIQNFDIYEPGTFFFDAAFGTMGYSLSYAIGAKVASPTDIVACLCGDGSIFMHGTEISTAVNENIAAIFIVFNNSRLDMVDKGMSNHFKKAVGTVYTTGVDIKKFAESLGANAFRCHTEKEISLSVHNALLHNGPTVIEIMVDPFEVPPTLLRG; encoded by the coding sequence ATGCCTACTGTTGCATCCTCTTTTGTCCACCATATTAAAAAGCTTGGTGTGACACATGTTTTTGGAATACCTGGCAAATCAATCGTGCCTCTTCTCATGGAATGTGAAGAACAGTCGATCCAATTCATCCTGTCCCGGCATGAGTCCGGGGCTGGCTTTCAAGCCTCTGGATACGCTCTTAAAAATCAAACAATCGGTGTCGCTATGGGAACATCAGGTCCCGGAGGCACCAACCTGATCACAGCTGCCGGACAAGCCAAGGCCTTTTATCTCCCAGTCATTTTTATCACAGGACATCCTTCAATGAAAAATACGGGCAGACCTCTTGCTCAGGATTCTACACCGTTTGGTACAGATATGGTTACCTTATTTGAGTCGGTAACAAAATTTAGTGCACGGGTCGAGCGAGGGGATTTGTTCCCGATATATTTCAAGCATGCTCTAGAACGAGCGCTCACCGGAGCCAAGGGTCCGGTACATCTATCGATTCCGCTTGACGTATTGCTTGAAGATGTAGGGGCATTTGATGTCTTATCCGAACAAAAGAGGTTTCCACTGACTTCTGAAGGCATACAGGCAGTCATCCCTCTCATCGAACAGGCACAAAATCCGGTAATGATTCTTGGCAAAGGTGTTCACTCTGCCTTTGCCTATGAAGAAATTCGCTCGTTTTCGGAGCATTGGAATATTCCTGTTGTCACAACACCGGGAGGAAAGGGTACCTTCCCTACTAATCACCCTCTGTCCTTAAACAGCTTCGGACTCGGCGGAACCGAACAGGCAGAAGCGTATTTACGTTCGGGAATCGATCTCATGATTGTCATCGGCTCCCAGCTAAATGATATGTCTACGGCTGGATTTACGACTGATATGTACCCGGCAAATGTTATTCATTTTGACTACGAGCCAACCTTTATTCAGAAAGCGCTTCCCGTGCCTACCTGCTTTATTCAAGGTGACATTAAACATAACATAGGAGAGCTTTTAAAACTTGCGGAACCAAAAGAAAAAACATCTATATACAGCGAGGAAATATATAGACAGGTCAGTGCTGCTATTGATGAACATGAGGTCGAGCTAGCCCCTCCTGCTTCTTCATCACCAGCTCCTTGCTTTATATCTGCTGTTGAAGCTGTTCGTGCGCTTCGGAAAAGCCTTCCTAGCCATACTGTTATTTTTGGTGATGAAGGAAGCCATTCCTTTTATGCCATTCAAAATTTTGATATTTATGAACCCGGTACCTTCTTCTTCGATGCAGCATTTGGAACGATGGGCTATTCATTAAGCTATGCAATCGGAGCAAAGGTAGCCTCTCCAACAGATATCGTTGCATGCTTGTGCGGAGATGGATCTATCTTTATGCATGGAACTGAGATATCGACGGCTGTTAATGAAAATATCGCTGCCATTTTTATCGTTTTTAACAACAGCAGGCTTGATATGGTGGATAAAGGGATGTCCAATCATTTTAAGAAGGCGGTAGGTACGGTATATACGACCGGCGTCGATATTAAAAAATTTGCGGAATCACTTGGGGCCAATGCCTTCCGTTGTCATACCGAAAAGGAAATCTCCTTGTCTGTGCACAATGCCTTGCTGCATAATGGACCTACTGTTATTGAGATTATGGTGGACCCATTTGAAGTCCCCCCTACGTTACTTCGTGGATAA
- a CDS encoding ATP-binding protein has product MITQETLYIQISKQNCANIGLDPYTIPHPTAICNTELKQIKKQYEEILSTINFFTKKMLFFVNEQPLVFIVTDQHATVLDMYGDESIIHFVQNIGIRLGIQFSEEEMGTNSINLALEQKHPVKVLGTQHYHDHLSQAACYTIPFSYDSMNNLTGSLTIFTDIENANDIYLGMLLAIADSVERELLLRKKNQRLFLLNQIMMNKTKNGIILTDSEGYIIDVNPYMEKITGRKRKELLGFPVTTIECLGTYMHSTLEHEHIHEDIVVEFHEDNPQQKIICLLDTLPIYDEKNTLHGAYGQVRNITDMKNLEKKVTTSEKFSVIGKLAAGFAHEIRNPLTSISGFIHLLKETLTQEDKHHYYLNIIQSELDRVKTLVTSFIATAKPDVPMKKEVEIKQIITETIALMKSHASLHDVIIEYSMPAALIFLYVDAMQIKQVMMNLIQNAIEAMPDGGTIRICIEETNEQTISIIIEDNGCGMTPMELDQIMHPFFTTKEDGLGLGLSISYQIIESHKGSLHVFSEKGKGTTFTVSLPKIIEKE; this is encoded by the coding sequence ATGATTACGCAAGAAACGCTCTATATACAGATCTCCAAGCAGAACTGTGCAAATATTGGTCTTGATCCATATACGATTCCGCATCCTACGGCCATCTGTAACACGGAGCTTAAACAAATAAAGAAACAGTACGAGGAAATTCTCTCGACCATTAATTTTTTCACAAAAAAAATGCTCTTTTTTGTCAATGAGCAACCTCTTGTATTTATTGTTACCGATCAACATGCGACGGTCTTGGATATGTACGGTGACGAATCTATCATACATTTTGTACAAAATATCGGCATTCGTCTCGGCATTCAATTCAGTGAAGAAGAAATGGGAACCAATTCAATCAACTTGGCTCTAGAGCAAAAGCATCCTGTAAAGGTACTTGGAACACAGCATTACCATGACCATCTAAGCCAGGCAGCCTGCTATACCATTCCCTTTTCATATGACAGCATGAACAATTTGACAGGGTCTCTAACCATTTTCACCGATATAGAAAACGCAAATGATATTTACTTAGGCATGCTTCTTGCCATTGCCGATTCCGTGGAACGCGAGCTCTTGTTGCGCAAAAAAAATCAACGGCTCTTTCTTTTAAATCAAATCATGATGAACAAAACAAAAAATGGGATTATTTTAACGGATAGTGAAGGATATATCATTGATGTAAATCCCTATATGGAAAAAATAACGGGGCGAAAGCGAAAGGAATTACTCGGCTTCCCGGTAACCACCATTGAATGCCTAGGTACATACATGCACAGCACACTCGAGCATGAGCACATTCATGAAGATATCGTTGTGGAGTTTCACGAAGACAACCCGCAGCAAAAGATCATCTGCCTTCTTGATACGCTGCCTATTTATGACGAAAAAAATACGTTACATGGAGCGTACGGGCAAGTTCGAAATATCACCGATATGAAAAATCTTGAGAAAAAGGTGACTACTTCTGAGAAATTTTCTGTCATCGGAAAGCTGGCAGCCGGGTTTGCTCATGAAATAAGAAATCCGTTAACCTCTATTTCAGGTTTTATCCACTTGTTGAAGGAGACGCTTACACAAGAGGATAAGCATCATTATTATTTAAACATCATTCAAAGTGAACTCGATCGGGTGAAGACACTGGTCACTAGCTTCATAGCCACTGCCAAGCCTGATGTTCCGATGAAAAAGGAGGTTGAAATTAAGCAGATCATTACAGAAACCATCGCTCTTATGAAAAGTCATGCTTCGCTGCACGATGTCATAATCGAATACAGTATGCCTGCTGCACTCATCTTTCTATACGTTGATGCCATGCAAATCAAACAAGTCATGATGAATTTAATTCAGAATGCGATTGAGGCGATGCCAGACGGCGGTACGATCAGAATCTGCATAGAAGAAACAAATGAACAAACTATTAGCATCATAATTGAGGACAATGGATGCGGGATGACACCTATGGAGTTAGACCAAATCATGCATCCATTTTTCACGACGAAAGAGGACGGTTTGGGATTAGGATTGTCCATTTCTTACCAAATCATCGAAAGTCATAAGGGATCGCTTCATGTTTTTTCCGAAAAAGGAAAAGGTACTACGTTTACTGTTTCTCTTCCTAAAATTATCGAAAAGGAATGA
- a CDS encoding carboxymuconolactone decarboxylase family protein — translation MENSRYQRGLEVFKKMTGTEGTQIIEQLQALYPDMADLIITNAFHDIYTREGLNLQQREIVTLSSLITQGATDQLPVHVRAALNIGLMPKEIIEIVIQCAVYAGFPKALSAFHVVMEEFAKQSIHIEPTEKA, via the coding sequence ATGGAGAACAGTCGTTATCAAAGAGGGTTAGAAGTCTTTAAAAAAATGACAGGGACAGAAGGTACTCAGATAATAGAACAACTGCAAGCATTGTATCCTGATATGGCTGATCTTATTATTACAAATGCATTTCATGATATTTATACAAGAGAGGGTCTTAATTTGCAGCAAAGAGAGATCGTCACGCTCTCCTCGCTGATTACGCAGGGGGCGACGGATCAACTGCCCGTTCATGTACGTGCAGCTCTCAATATAGGTCTAATGCCAAAGGAAATAATAGAAATCGTTATTCAGTGCGCCGTATATGCTGGATTTCCAAAAGCGTTGAGTGCTTTTCATGTAGTGATGGAGGAGTTTGCGAAGCAGTCTATACATATAGAGCCGACAGAAAAAGCCTAA
- a CDS encoding ferredoxin, translated as MTTWVDKDTCIACGACGATAPDVFDYDDEGIAFNKIDDNSNTAEIPDILFDDVRDACDGCPTDSIKVEE; from the coding sequence ATGACTACATGGGTTGATAAAGACACTTGTATTGCTTGTGGAGCTTGTGGCGCAACCGCTCCGGACGTATTTGATTACGATGATGAGGGCATCGCTTTCAACAAAATCGATGACAACTCTAATACAGCTGAAATCCCTGACATCCTGTTTGATGATGTTCGTGATGCATGCGATGGTTGCCCAACTGATTCTATCAAAGTGGAAGAATAG
- a CDS encoding YpbB family protein translates to MHTRFEEGLFLLSAARFQGERTSQAIVHLLRGRQNNQVIADAALFGTSMLYGIMRKIPVEDARHMLDRLIEQGWIEVAPGSKGGVSCSSAGEAELAACEAAFQYEACLASVASVHEKVRAVRFWKKLSLLVQTASHLAVGETLFYPVIEQRELQQEVKHVIRNAADKRGLAAQLKDELAQWMGELQAEEQQLILRRLSGKARTGWTYRQLADASHTAQGAAALHILRLAAEQLGRMDAGLYPLIGQLADQKTNEAGLTRTAQQTKALLDQGCSFEEIVRRRALRPGTIEDHLVEIAIADPAFDIERFVSREKIEHIHAIMRESGMKKIGEIRREAGESYSFLEIRLASVRAAQGGDRS, encoded by the coding sequence ATGCATACTCGTTTTGAAGAAGGATTGTTCTTGCTTTCAGCCGCACGATTTCAGGGGGAACGCACGTCTCAAGCGATTGTTCATCTGCTTAGAGGACGACAAAACAATCAGGTGATTGCTGATGCCGCTTTATTCGGTACGTCTATGCTGTATGGCATTATGAGAAAAATACCCGTGGAGGACGCTCGACACATGTTAGATCGGTTGATTGAACAGGGGTGGATTGAGGTTGCGCCAGGGTCTAAAGGTGGAGTCTCCTGCTCCTCGGCCGGGGAGGCGGAGCTTGCGGCATGTGAAGCGGCGTTTCAATATGAAGCATGTCTAGCATCTGTTGCCTCCGTGCATGAAAAAGTCCGAGCGGTTCGGTTCTGGAAGAAGCTCTCTCTTCTCGTTCAGACTGCGTCTCATTTAGCGGTGGGTGAAACACTGTTCTATCCGGTGATAGAACAAAGAGAGCTGCAGCAAGAGGTAAAGCATGTCATCAGGAATGCTGCAGATAAACGCGGCTTGGCCGCTCAATTGAAGGACGAGCTGGCCCAATGGATGGGAGAACTTCAAGCAGAGGAACAGCAGCTCATTTTACGAAGGCTTAGCGGAAAAGCAAGAACGGGCTGGACATACAGGCAATTGGCCGATGCTTCACATACAGCACAGGGTGCGGCTGCGCTCCATATTCTTCGACTCGCCGCTGAACAGCTTGGCCGGATGGATGCAGGTCTCTATCCGCTTATCGGACAGTTGGCAGATCAAAAAACGAATGAGGCAGGCTTAACAAGAACAGCTCAGCAGACAAAAGCTTTACTTGATCAAGGCTGTTCATTTGAAGAGATTGTGCGTCGTCGGGCGCTGCGGCCCGGCACGATTGAAGATCATCTTGTTGAAATTGCTATTGCCGACCCGGCATTTGATATTGAACGATTTGTCTCCCGCGAAAAGATCGAACACATTCATGCGATTATGCGGGAGAGTGGAATGAAGAAGATTGGTGAGATACGACGTGAAGCCGGAGAGTCCTATAGCTTTCTCGAGATTCGCCTGGCATCCGTTCGTGCTGCACAGGGAGGGGACCGGTCATAG
- a CDS encoding RecQ family ATP-dependent DNA helicase encodes MRKYFGYEQFRPGQLSIMKYPLAGENALGILATGGGKSLCYQLPALVFDGMTVVVSPLISLMADQVRHLRRQGIQQTEYINSALTLAEQRWKMRQVIDQKVKILYVSPEKLQQEAFIEQIKRTNISLFVVDEAHCISQWGHDFRTDYQRLYACVQQMGNPPVLALTATATEAVAEDICRQLSIPLRNVIRQSTNRENICYDVAFLSDEQEKEAVLFEKLYTLQGPGLVYFRSRQGTERAFQRAEERGIGRCAFYHGGMAADDRLLIQQQFLNGELDVVFATNAFGMGIDKPDIRYVLHYHIPPDIESYLQEVGRVSRDGEPGYTCLLSTPEDGYLPGQLIAEEYPSEEGITVFATFLHAQRGQTIALSVAEALERWGLEEQHASILLHHMERMGWIYKSHRKRDGWEVEVAASFPDQYDALVTAVFERRNERYRKLEDMRRWLLQTTCRREMLGRYFSQQHHTALASCCDRCGINMTPYERKVPAASKPIQDSWNWEQELDRLLYVPSYNG; translated from the coding sequence TTGCGAAAGTACTTTGGCTACGAACAATTTCGTCCGGGCCAGCTTTCAATTATGAAGTACCCGCTTGCAGGCGAGAATGCGCTGGGCATTCTTGCGACAGGCGGAGGAAAGTCGCTGTGCTATCAGCTTCCTGCCCTTGTATTTGATGGCATGACAGTGGTTGTCTCTCCGCTTATCTCGCTCATGGCAGATCAGGTTCGGCATCTTCGCCGTCAGGGAATTCAGCAGACAGAATATATTAATAGTGCCTTGACTTTGGCTGAGCAGCGCTGGAAGATGCGTCAAGTCATAGACCAAAAAGTAAAGATTCTTTATGTGTCGCCAGAGAAGCTGCAGCAGGAAGCGTTTATAGAACAAATCAAGCGTACGAACATCTCGCTGTTCGTTGTGGATGAAGCGCATTGTATTTCACAATGGGGTCACGATTTCCGAACGGATTATCAGCGGCTGTATGCTTGCGTTCAGCAAATGGGAAATCCGCCGGTGCTGGCATTAACCGCTACTGCAACGGAAGCGGTGGCGGAGGATATCTGCCGTCAGCTTTCCATTCCGCTTCGCAATGTAATCCGGCAGTCTACAAACCGGGAAAACATATGCTATGATGTTGCATTTCTGTCTGATGAGCAGGAAAAGGAAGCAGTGCTCTTTGAGAAGCTATATACACTGCAAGGCCCGGGGCTGGTTTATTTTCGCTCCCGGCAGGGTACGGAGCGGGCGTTTCAGCGGGCGGAGGAGAGAGGAATTGGCCGCTGTGCATTTTATCACGGTGGTATGGCTGCAGATGACCGCCTGTTAATCCAGCAGCAATTTCTCAACGGAGAACTCGATGTTGTGTTTGCTACAAACGCATTTGGTATGGGGATCGATAAGCCTGATATTAGGTATGTGCTCCATTATCATATACCGCCTGACATAGAGTCTTACTTACAGGAGGTGGGCCGCGTAAGCCGTGATGGGGAACCGGGTTATACCTGTCTGCTTTCGACGCCGGAGGACGGATACTTGCCCGGTCAATTGATCGCCGAGGAATATCCAAGTGAAGAGGGGATAACGGTATTTGCCACCTTTCTTCATGCACAGCGTGGGCAGACGATTGCGCTTAGTGTAGCGGAGGCCTTAGAGAGATGGGGATTAGAAGAGCAGCATGCATCTATCCTTTTGCATCATATGGAACGGATGGGCTGGATTTATAAGTCCCATCGGAAAAGGGATGGATGGGAGGTAGAGGTGGCGGCTTCGTTTCCGGATCAATATGATGCGTTGGTGACGGCGGTTTTTGAACGACGGAATGAGCGATACAGAAAGCTTGAAGATATGCGTCGTTGGCTTCTGCAAACGACATGCCGGAGGGAGATGCTTGGCAGGTATTTCTCTCAACAACATCACACAGCCCTAGCAAGCTGCTGTGATCGCTGCGGCATTAACATGACGCCGTATGAGCGTAAGGTACCTGCCGCATCAAAGCCTATACAGGATTCATGGAATTGGGAGCAGGAACTGGATCGTTTGCTGTATGTCCCGTCATATAATGGCTGA
- a CDS encoding CPBP family intramembrane glutamic endopeptidase, which yields MDPRYSQLDSRTLALNVYISQAILFVVALIGLYFFYIRPGADWVGIFLLPSWTDVFFYGTLAALLVIAVEVILIIWLPPDVFDDGGLNEILFRDLSVWHIALVCLVVAVTEEFLFRAVMQPELGLWWTSIIFTLVHVRYLKKWVMVSVVFLISVLFGWLFAQTNTVWSVVWAHFLVDFILGCFVKKGWFLSQEAGESEENANREDRIENEENGDADERETT from the coding sequence ATGGACCCGCGATACTCACAGTTGGATAGCCGGACACTGGCATTGAACGTATATATTTCTCAAGCAATTTTGTTTGTAGTGGCTCTGATTGGGCTGTACTTTTTTTATATTCGTCCAGGAGCCGATTGGGTAGGAATATTTCTTTTGCCAAGCTGGACGGATGTATTCTTTTATGGAACGCTCGCCGCCTTATTGGTGATTGCTGTCGAAGTCATTCTAATCATATGGCTGCCGCCAGATGTATTTGATGACGGGGGATTAAACGAGATTTTATTTCGCGATTTATCCGTTTGGCATATTGCGCTCGTATGTCTTGTTGTGGCCGTGACCGAAGAATTTCTTTTTCGGGCGGTTATGCAGCCAGAGTTGGGCTTATGGTGGACGAGCATTATTTTTACCCTAGTGCATGTTCGTTATCTGAAGAAATGGGTTATGGTTTCTGTTGTGTTTTTAATCAGCGTACTTTTTGGCTGGTTATTCGCTCAGACAAATACAGTGTGGAGTGTAGTGTGGGCTCATTTTCTTGTTGATTTTATTCTCGGCTGTTTTGTGAAAAAAGGATGGTTTCTCTCGCAAGAGGCAGGAGAATCGGAAGAAAACGCGAATAGGGAAGACAGAATCGAAAATGAAGAAAATGGGGATGCCGATGAGCGAGAAACAACGTAA
- a CDS encoding LysM peptidoglycan-binding domain-containing protein — protein sequence MSEKQRNHADQADTLRKIVEERMEDDERSEIDTNHASEETKTERMQETASVSTGILPPRSTVHKKPPPLNLTPYYIAGALVLLVLSGLGFWWGAARNEPATALPQPKVEEANKKETGETPDKTPPAPSKAASPKTDNTKSNPQAPTGAQPSVPKTQAQVQNQTTPKPPAPIAPQAKPAAAKPTGVEKSSAAPSKNKKRVLRHRVQKGDTLYKISMMYYGTGKYQFYLARYNGIRQLNAGSVLKVPIPPR from the coding sequence ATGAGCGAGAAACAACGTAATCATGCAGACCAAGCTGACACGTTGCGAAAAATAGTAGAAGAGCGGATGGAAGACGATGAGAGAAGCGAGATAGACACAAATCATGCATCGGAAGAAACAAAAACGGAGCGGATGCAGGAGACTGCTTCTGTTAGCACAGGTATATTACCGCCCCGAAGCACAGTACACAAAAAGCCACCGCCGCTAAATCTTACCCCTTATTATATTGCAGGAGCCCTCGTGCTTCTCGTATTGAGCGGACTTGGCTTCTGGTGGGGAGCGGCACGAAATGAACCGGCCACAGCCCTTCCGCAGCCCAAGGTCGAAGAGGCAAACAAAAAGGAGACGGGGGAGACACCGGACAAAACTCCACCAGCTCCGTCGAAAGCAGCGTCGCCTAAAACAGACAATACTAAGTCGAATCCACAAGCTCCGACGGGCGCACAACCGTCTGTGCCGAAGACGCAGGCACAGGTACAGAACCAGACAACGCCTAAACCGCCTGCTCCGATCGCGCCACAAGCAAAGCCTGCAGCAGCCAAGCCGACGGGGGTAGAGAAGTCGAGTGCAGCACCGTCCAAAAACAAAAAGCGTGTGCTGCGGCATCGGGTGCAAAAAGGTGACACGCTGTACAAAATTTCGATGATGTATTATGGAACAGGTAAATATCAATTTTATCTTGCGCGATATAATGGGATTCGCCAATTAAATGCCGGTTCGGTTCTTAAGGTGCCGATTCCGCCCCGGTAA
- a CDS encoding DNA repair helicase XPB, translated as MYTENPLIVQGDRTLLLEVRHPKYSEVRDALTPFAELIKSPDYIHTYRITPLSLWNAAALGLGAETVLDVLERYAKFPVPSSVQNEIAKTMSRFGQLQLFVREERLVLSATDPQVMDDILSYASIASLIEQRVNEREMIIPLAWRGVIKQSLLKLGYPVQDMAGYTDGEKVEMSLCEQRGFLLRDYQKTAVDAFYAGGSTSGGNGVIVLPCGAGKTLVGIETMVRFGMATLVLTSSTTSVKQWRSEMLARTTLTDEQIGMYTGQEKNVGPVTISTYQMITHRAADTGEFPHLSLFHERNWGLIVYDEVHLLPAPVFRMTADIQAKRRLGLTATLVREDGRADDVFSLIGPKKYELPWRQLEEQGFIASAVCTEVRVPLSGQQKAAYIGAGEREKFRIAAENPDKTPIVKDVLRQHEGEQVLIIGHYVSQLELLARELNAPLITGKTPQGEREVLYKKFRLGDIDTLVVSRVANFAIDLPDASVAVQVSGTFGSRQEEAQRLGRVLRPKKDGRTAHFYSLVSAESKEEQYAHKRQMFLVEQGYEYRLRTSDHLSVM; from the coding sequence ATGTATACGGAAAATCCGCTCATTGTCCAAGGAGACCGTACGCTTTTGTTAGAAGTACGGCATCCAAAATACAGCGAGGTTCGCGACGCGCTAACACCGTTTGCCGAGCTGATTAAAAGTCCGGATTACATCCACACGTATCGCATAACCCCGCTTTCATTGTGGAATGCGGCAGCGCTTGGCCTGGGCGCTGAAACCGTGCTAGATGTATTGGAGAGGTACGCGAAATTTCCGGTACCATCTTCCGTGCAAAATGAGATCGCCAAGACGATGTCCCGCTTTGGACAACTGCAGTTATTTGTTCGTGAGGAAAGGCTCGTACTTTCGGCAACAGATCCGCAGGTTATGGACGATATTCTAAGTTATGCCTCCATCGCTAGTCTCATTGAACAGAGAGTAAATGAGCGCGAGATGATCATACCGCTTGCTTGGCGTGGCGTGATTAAACAATCGCTGCTAAAGCTTGGCTACCCTGTTCAAGATATGGCAGGCTATACGGATGGAGAAAAGGTGGAGATGTCGCTTTGTGAACAGCGGGGATTTCTTCTTCGTGATTATCAGAAGACAGCCGTCGATGCTTTTTATGCAGGGGGCAGTACGTCCGGAGGAAACGGTGTCATTGTCTTACCGTGCGGTGCGGGCAAGACGCTTGTCGGTATTGAGACAATGGTTCGGTTCGGTATGGCTACTCTTGTACTTACAAGCAGTACGACCTCGGTAAAGCAGTGGAGAAGTGAGATGCTGGCACGTACAACATTAACAGATGAACAAATCGGTATGTATACAGGACAGGAAAAGAACGTTGGGCCTGTGACCATCAGTACGTATCAGATGATTACTCACCGTGCAGCAGACACTGGGGAATTCCCGCATTTGTCCTTATTCCATGAAAGGAATTGGGGATTGATTGTGTATGACGAGGTGCATCTGCTGCCTGCTCCTGTTTTTCGGATGACAGCCGATATTCAAGCGAAGCGCCGCTTAGGTCTCACGGCAACGTTGGTGCGTGAAGACGGGCGTGCCGATGATGTCTTCAGCTTAATTGGGCCGAAAAAGTATGAATTGCCCTGGCGGCAGCTTGAAGAGCAGGGATTTATTGCAAGCGCGGTATGTACGGAGGTGCGGGTGCCATTATCCGGGCAGCAAAAGGCTGCATATATTGGAGCGGGAGAGCGGGAAAAATTCCGCATCGCTGCGGAAAATCCCGATAAAACTCCGATTGTAAAGGATGTGCTGCGCCAGCATGAAGGGGAGCAGGTGCTCATTATCGGTCACTACGTATCGCAATTGGAATTGCTTGCCCGTGAATTGAATGCTCCGCTTATTACAGGCAAAACCCCTCAAGGGGAGCGGGAGGTGTTGTACAAAAAATTTCGGCTAGGTGATATTGATACGCTGGTCGTCTCGCGTGTAGCTAATTTTGCGATCGACCTTCCGGATGCAAGTGTCGCTGTACAAGTATCTGGCACATTTGGCTCGCGTCAGGAAGAGGCGCAGCGTCTTGGCAGGGTATTGCGTCCGAAGAAGGATGGCAGGACCGCTCATTTCTATTCTCTTGTTTCCGCTGAGTCCAAAGAAGAACAGTATGCACATAAACGGCAGATGTTTCTTGTTGAGCAGGGATATGAATATCGTCTGCGCACGTCCGATCATCTCTCTGTTATGTAG
- a CDS encoding NAD(P)/FAD-dependent oxidoreductase, translating to MKYDCAIIGGGIAGLQAALQLGRYMHRVVVIDAEGGRSVLARRYGNVLGFPEGVSGPTLRKKGRRQAEDVGVEFVDGRVIEAHKKDGEFELQVEGKDRVLAKRILISTGLRDRIPESIEGLDNVLGTAVYVCPDCDGYEIRNTKSVILGAGNAGASLACVLRHWTNDLTYINHEPDERPVSDAWRETCVKNDVRIIDGPIHQVHSDENGRLSGVRIVDDQLIEAEKGFIAFGGNKAESDVAKMLGVERLENGHIPVDGRTKETNVRYVWAAGDVAAHSQLLTIAIGDGAQAAIWIHKSLQQS from the coding sequence TTGAAATATGATTGTGCAATCATTGGCGGCGGTATTGCCGGCTTGCAAGCCGCACTTCAACTTGGACGGTATATGCACCGCGTTGTTGTTATAGATGCGGAGGGAGGACGATCAGTCCTTGCTCGCCGCTATGGAAATGTTCTTGGTTTTCCAGAAGGAGTCAGCGGTCCTACGCTTCGAAAGAAGGGCCGCAGGCAGGCGGAGGATGTGGGTGTTGAATTCGTGGATGGAAGAGTGATCGAAGCACACAAGAAGGACGGAGAATTCGAGCTGCAGGTAGAGGGAAAAGACCGCGTACTTGCTAAGCGGATATTAATTAGCACAGGTCTTCGTGACCGCATCCCTGAGAGTATCGAAGGATTAGACAATGTGCTGGGTACGGCGGTCTATGTATGCCCGGACTGCGACGGATATGAGATCAGGAATACCAAATCGGTCATCCTTGGAGCAGGAAATGCCGGCGCATCACTTGCCTGCGTGCTGCGCCACTGGACAAATGATTTAACATATATTAACCATGAACCTGATGAGCGCCCTGTTTCTGATGCGTGGAGGGAAACATGTGTGAAAAACGACGTGCGTATCATTGATGGTCCGATCCATCAGGTGCATAGTGATGAAAATGGACGGCTGTCAGGTGTTCGCATCGTGGATGATCAATTGATCGAAGCGGAGAAAGGGTTTATTGCCTTTGGCGGCAACAAGGCGGAATCTGATGTGGCAAAAATGCTTGGGGTTGAGCGTTTGGAGAACGGTCACATCCCGGTAGATGGAAGAACGAAAGAAACGAATGTGCGTTATGTATGGGCTGCAGGGGATGTTGCGGCGCACTCGCAATTATTAACCATTGCTATTGGCGATGGTGCGCAGGCCGCTATTTGGATTCATAAAAGTCTGCAGCAATCATAA